ATATTTTGTTCAAAAGAACTTTTTGACTGCTTCCCAAAAATGTCATTGGATTTTTCACAACCTTCCGAAGTTACAAATGCTATTATTGAATTAAAAATAAGTGCCATATTTTATCTTAATCAATACCTAACACAGCTTGAAGATCTAGGTTGCTTTTATGTTTCTATCATTATGTATGAGAAGCTTAATGAAAAACTTTTTATTGATATATTTAACCAAATACCATCTGAGCGAATTAAATCAGTTGAATTGATTTCTGTTTGGAATGAAGACATTTCAGATGATTTGTTTTCAAGAATAACACCTTTTGCACAACAGGTAACAAAACTTATTTTTACAGCATCTCCTTTTGATAAGACTGAATCATGGAATAGAGAGAGAAATATTCTTTTCTATCGCCAGTTTACTAAAGAGGCTATAAAAAATTTCTCGCATTGCGGAAAGGTAGGAACTAAATATTTCAACCCTAATTTATCTAATTTTTTGGAATCAGTGAACCATAATTCCTGCTTAAATAAAAAAGTATCTATTGACATAAATGGAAATATTAAGAATTGCCCTGCTTTTTTCGAAAACTTTGGAAATGTAAAAAATCAGACTTTAAAAGAAGCTATTTCTCAACAAAGTTTTAAAAAGTATTGGAATCTAACCAAAGATCATATTACAGTTTGCAAGGATTGTGAGTTTAGATATGTTTGTACTGACTGTAGGGCATTTACAGAAAATAATATGGAACTTAATAATGGCATAGACGTATCAAAGCCTCTTAAGTGTGGTTATAATCCATATACAGGAGTGTGGGAAGAATGGAGTATAAACCCATTGAAAAATATAGATTTGCGAAACAATGAAAATTCATCACTTAATTAATCTCAAGAAACGATATGAACAATGAACAAAAAATAATCCGGCTTTCCGGCAGTTTAAATACACGTGATCTTGGAGGCTTACAATCTAGTGACGGGAGAATGATAAAATATGGTGCCCTTTATCGAAGCTCACAGCTCAATTATCTCACAGAGCAAGATGTTGAGATATTAAAAAGACTAAATATTCGTACTATAGTAGATTTCCGTGCATTAAAAGAAGCCGAAGAATTACCGGACAAGCTTCCTTTAAATGTAAAAGTAGTGAACGTACCCATCTTAGGAAATAAGATTGATAAAAGTAAAATTGCAGAATATGTGAAATATAATGATTTACCCATCACTATGGAAGACGAAGTAGCCACTTGGAAATACGGACCATTTCAACGGATGCTATACCTTGTCAATAGTTATCGGAATCCTGATTACATAGAGGTTGTAAAGCAGTACAGAACATTTTTTCAACTGATTTCTAAACAACCGATCGAAGAAGCTCTGCTTTATCATTGTACCGGAGGCAGAGATCGGACAGGATTAGCAACTGTATTTTTGTTAAATATGTTAGATATTCCAATGGATAAAATCAAAGAAAACTACTTACAATCTAATCTGTTTTTACAACCAGACAGAGGAAACCCGAATTCTGAAGAATTTAAAAAATTTATTTTTTCAAATGTTTATATCCAGCCTATCGACAATATTCATTTTAAAAAAGTGGCAGAAGAATTTGGTACGACAACCCAAAAAATTTATGATGCATTAAAGCTGAAACCCGAATATATTAATCAAATTTTAGGAAATATTATTAAAAGATATGGTTCACTTCCCAATTTTTATGAAAGCGAATTCGGGATTGGTGAATATGAAACCAAAATGTTAAGAGAAAAACATTTAGAATGAAAATTTAGATAAAAAATACAATGAGTGCTTTAGATTATTATTTACCAATAGAAGAACTTTCTGAACTTTCTCTTTCAGAATTTAAAAAAAGTAAAAATGTTGGACCTAAAATAATCTGGGAATTAAAAGCGATATGTTGTTATGCTCAAGTAAGATAAAAAA
The sequence above is drawn from the Chryseobacterium daecheongense genome and encodes:
- the gwsS gene encoding grasp-with-spasm system SPASM domain peptide maturase, which encodes MMHFKLFPNCKIVLGSKNAVLYDLDREKIEMVPLDFASLLLELDAGHTLTEVKSLYNIEEQAIIDINLKYFCDNEFGIFCSKELFDCFPKMSLDFSQPSEVTNAIIELKISAIFYLNQYLTQLEDLGCFYVSIIMYEKLNEKLFIDIFNQIPSERIKSVELISVWNEDISDDLFSRITPFAQQVTKLIFTASPFDKTESWNRERNILFYRQFTKEAIKNFSHCGKVGTKYFNPNLSNFLESVNHNSCLNKKVSIDINGNIKNCPAFFENFGNVKNQTLKEAISQQSFKKYWNLTKDHITVCKDCEFRYVCTDCRAFTENNMELNNGIDVSKPLKCGYNPYTGVWEEWSINPLKNIDLRNNENSSLN
- a CDS encoding tyrosine-protein phosphatase, giving the protein MNNEQKIIRLSGSLNTRDLGGLQSSDGRMIKYGALYRSSQLNYLTEQDVEILKRLNIRTIVDFRALKEAEELPDKLPLNVKVVNVPILGNKIDKSKIAEYVKYNDLPITMEDEVATWKYGPFQRMLYLVNSYRNPDYIEVVKQYRTFFQLISKQPIEEALLYHCTGGRDRTGLATVFLLNMLDIPMDKIKENYLQSNLFLQPDRGNPNSEEFKKFIFSNVYIQPIDNIHFKKVAEEFGTTTQKIYDALKLKPEYINQILGNIIKRYGSLPNFYESEFGIGEYETKMLREKHLE